From a region of the Prevotella melaninogenica genome:
- a CDS encoding DUF4922 domain-containing protein, with translation MEKKKQIDCFLPYSTAAMMQSLAAQLHESGVVKSIYTLSADVPPTEALPQYTHHLQAGSLLSLATMRLISTTATADYALLYLKQGPVTLGYHALDRMLQVAEETGAAMVYADHYSVEAGKTVKHPVTDYQLGSIRDDFDFGSVVLLKTEYLKEYAVREVAKNYQFAGWYDLRLFLSRKGELFHLNEYLYTEEEDDLRASGEKQFDYVNPRNREVQIEMEQAATAHLSAINALVDTTQYAQPDFSAEAFPVEASVVIPVFNREKTVRDAVVSALSQKTDFPFNVIVVDNHSTDGTTEILSTLAADERLVHLVPTRTDFGIGGCWNYAINDAHCGRFAVQLDSDDLYSSENTLQTIVDAFHEQNAAMIVGSYRMCDFELNTLPPGLISHNEWTEDNGCNNALRINGLGAPRAFFTPLVRQHQFPNTSYGEDYAMGLAFSRRFRIGRIYDELYLCRRWGGNSDAVLSIDKVNANNHYKDQLRTVEILARQKQNQDREKGLTDFFHNQLNQWKDVAKRFEELKGVQTREVGSALAQFNPARLVSTGAKIDKATLAKRPCFLCEKNRPSEQIVLPFGNDFDILVNPFPILPVHFTIPSRHHQLQAIADNYVQIHRLLRAYPQLMVFYNGPKCGASAPDHLHFQAGTSGILPLQRDWQRLYETSVPLLKLNDAEGIYEIKDYICSVLAIVSHTGKHDVELFSRLYESLPMKEDETEPMMNIVAWHSGEAFISVVFPREKHRPDCYSAEGEAQCMVSPGSLDMAGLMILPRQSDFEGMTAERAKAILREVSLSDEAMKDVVKRLRNKAVDLAFDDWKHEPIVSVGIVSGDEIRFQLNGTYTIGNKEVTGKQIITFQDGHILWNSAVYQELCFTPQNDDISFTLEDVTIGVDFHWERKEAQTFLGKLRFVVDGDKLWAINELPVERYLASVISSEMSATSSLELLKAHAVISRSWLLVQMRRRKAIEIGVQTASAPVKVSDEEGVVWYDSDAHTLFDVCADDHCQRYQGITKATSPHVEEAIKATRGQLLMNGKEICDARFSKCCGGVSEEYEYCWDNTHKPYLLSVVDNAPLGTAPEIDLTDEKMAQKWILSSPKAFCNTKDAAVLGQVLNNYDQETQDFYRWTVDFTQSELAELIRRKSGLEFGEIIDIQPLERGKSGRITRLRIVGTKITRIIGKELEIRRTLSESHLYSSAFVVERSEIVNDIPQHFRLVGAGWGHGVGLCQIGAAVMGEKGYRYDEILHHYYQTAAIEAPYK, from the coding sequence ATGGAAAAGAAGAAACAGATAGATTGCTTTCTACCATATAGCACAGCCGCAATGATGCAGTCACTTGCTGCGCAGTTGCACGAGTCTGGTGTGGTGAAGAGTATATACACATTATCAGCCGATGTCCCACCTACTGAGGCATTGCCTCAGTACACTCATCACCTGCAGGCAGGCAGCTTGCTTTCTCTTGCTACTATGCGCCTTATTTCAACAACAGCAACAGCCGATTATGCCCTGCTTTATTTGAAGCAAGGTCCTGTCACGTTGGGCTATCATGCTTTGGATCGTATGCTGCAGGTGGCTGAGGAGACTGGTGCGGCAATGGTTTATGCTGACCATTACTCAGTGGAAGCTGGCAAGACGGTGAAGCATCCCGTTACAGACTATCAGTTGGGTAGTATCCGTGATGACTTCGATTTTGGTTCTGTTGTACTTCTCAAGACAGAGTACCTGAAGGAGTATGCAGTGCGAGAAGTGGCAAAGAATTATCAGTTTGCTGGTTGGTACGACCTTCGTCTATTCTTAAGTCGTAAGGGAGAACTCTTCCATCTGAATGAATATCTCTATACGGAGGAGGAAGACGACCTACGTGCAAGTGGCGAGAAGCAGTTTGATTATGTGAATCCACGCAACCGTGAGGTACAGATTGAGATGGAGCAGGCTGCAACAGCACACCTGTCAGCTATCAATGCCTTGGTAGATACAACGCAATATGCACAGCCAGACTTCTCTGCTGAGGCTTTCCCTGTGGAGGCGTCGGTGGTTATTCCAGTTTTTAATCGTGAGAAGACAGTACGCGATGCGGTTGTATCAGCACTCTCACAGAAGACAGACTTCCCTTTTAATGTCATCGTTGTCGACAACCATTCGACAGACGGAACGACGGAGATTCTCTCTACTTTGGCTGCTGATGAGCGTCTTGTGCATCTTGTCCCTACACGCACAGACTTTGGAATAGGTGGCTGTTGGAACTATGCTATCAATGATGCGCATTGTGGTCGCTTTGCTGTTCAGTTGGATAGTGATGATCTTTATTCCTCAGAAAATACTTTGCAGACCATTGTCGATGCTTTCCACGAACAGAATGCAGCGATGATAGTAGGCTCTTATCGTATGTGTGACTTTGAACTTAACACCCTTCCACCAGGTTTGATTAGCCATAATGAGTGGACGGAGGATAATGGTTGCAACAACGCCTTACGTATCAATGGACTCGGTGCACCACGTGCTTTCTTCACTCCTTTGGTTCGTCAGCATCAATTCCCTAATACAAGTTATGGCGAAGACTATGCGATGGGATTGGCTTTCAGTCGTCGTTTCCGTATCGGACGAATCTATGATGAACTTTATCTGTGCCGTCGTTGGGGTGGAAATAGTGATGCCGTACTGAGCATTGATAAGGTAAACGCTAACAATCATTATAAAGATCAGCTGCGTACAGTTGAGATTCTTGCACGTCAAAAACAGAATCAAGATAGAGAGAAAGGGCTAACTGATTTTTTTCATAACCAGCTGAACCAATGGAAAGACGTTGCAAAACGTTTTGAAGAGTTGAAGGGTGTGCAGACGCGTGAGGTGGGTTCAGCCCTTGCGCAATTCAATCCTGCACGCTTGGTGAGTACAGGAGCGAAGATTGATAAGGCTACGCTGGCTAAGCGTCCTTGCTTCCTTTGTGAGAAGAATCGTCCAAGTGAGCAGATTGTTCTGCCTTTTGGGAATGACTTCGATATCCTTGTCAATCCTTTCCCAATCCTTCCAGTACATTTTACGATACCTTCTCGTCATCATCAACTGCAGGCAATAGCGGATAATTACGTACAGATACATCGCTTGCTAAGAGCTTATCCGCAGCTGATGGTGTTCTATAACGGTCCGAAGTGTGGGGCGAGTGCACCTGATCATCTCCACTTTCAGGCAGGAACAAGTGGTATTCTCCCTTTACAACGTGACTGGCAGCGGCTTTACGAGACATCTGTTCCGCTCTTAAAACTGAATGATGCTGAGGGAATCTATGAGATAAAAGACTATATCTGTTCTGTTTTAGCTATCGTGAGTCATACAGGGAAGCACGATGTTGAGCTCTTCAGCCGTTTATATGAATCACTTCCAATGAAGGAAGATGAGACAGAGCCGATGATGAATATCGTGGCTTGGCACAGTGGGGAGGCGTTTATTTCAGTTGTATTCCCACGTGAAAAGCACCGCCCTGATTGCTATTCGGCAGAAGGAGAGGCACAGTGTATGGTCAGTCCGGGTAGCTTGGATATGGCTGGATTGATGATATTGCCTCGTCAGAGCGACTTCGAAGGGATGACAGCAGAGCGTGCCAAGGCAATTTTACGTGAGGTTTCACTGTCAGATGAGGCAATGAAAGATGTTGTGAAGCGTCTTCGCAATAAGGCAGTTGACCTTGCTTTCGATGATTGGAAGCACGAACCTATAGTTTCGGTAGGTATCGTTAGTGGCGACGAAATACGTTTTCAGCTGAATGGTACTTATACAATAGGAAACAAAGAGGTGACTGGTAAACAGATTATAACGTTTCAAGACGGACATATTCTGTGGAATTCTGCGGTCTATCAAGAACTTTGCTTCACCCCGCAAAATGATGATATATCCTTCACTTTGGAGGATGTTACTATCGGTGTAGACTTCCATTGGGAGCGCAAAGAGGCACAAACCTTCCTCGGAAAGCTACGTTTTGTTGTCGATGGAGATAAGCTCTGGGCTATTAATGAACTACCTGTAGAACGTTATTTAGCAAGTGTTATCTCAAGTGAGATGAGTGCTACCTCTTCATTAGAGCTTTTGAAGGCACACGCTGTTATCTCTCGCAGTTGGCTTTTGGTACAGATGAGAAGACGAAAAGCCATCGAAATAGGTGTTCAGACAGCATCTGCACCTGTAAAAGTGTCGGATGAAGAGGGTGTTGTATGGTATGATAGCGATGCACATACCTTGTTTGATGTATGTGCAGACGACCATTGCCAACGTTATCAGGGTATTACGAAGGCAACGAGTCCGCATGTTGAAGAGGCAATAAAGGCTACCCGTGGACAGTTGTTGATGAATGGAAAGGAAATCTGCGATGCTCGTTTTAGTAAGTGTTGTGGAGGTGTTTCGGAGGAATATGAGTACTGTTGGGATAATACTCATAAGCCATACCTGCTCTCTGTAGTAGATAATGCACCTTTGGGAACAGCCCCTGAGATTGACCTCACTGATGAGAAGATGGCACAGAAGTGGATTCTGTCGTCTCCAAAGGCGTTTTGCAATACAAAGGATGCGGCAGTCTTGGGGCAGGTGCTTAATAACTATGACCAAGAAACGCAAGACTTTTATCGCTGGACAGTAGACTTCACACAGTCAGAACTTGCTGAGCTAATCCGTCGTAAGAGTGGTCTTGAGTTCGGAGAGATTATTGACATCCAACCTTTAGAGCGTGGTAAGAGTGGTCGTATCACGCGTTTGAGGATTGTAGGAACAAAGATCACACGTATTATCGGTAAGGAATTAGAGATAAGACGCACGTTAAGTGAGAGTCATCTCTACAGTTCTGCTTTTGTGGTAGAACGTAGTGAGATTGTGAATGACATCCCACAGCACTTCCGTCTTGTTGGTGCAGGGTGGGGACATGGTGTTGGCTTGTGTCAGATTGGTGCTGCTGTAATGGGCGAGAAAGGCTATCGATATGACGAAATCCTCCATCATTATTACCAGACAGCAGCTATTGAAGCACCATACAAATAA
- a CDS encoding M16 family metallopeptidase — protein MFKNIIKCLSSMPVALLIGFLFFPFNPANAQMNGLRKGKLANGLTYYIYNDGSATGEAQYYLYQNVGAILENDEEMGLAHVLEHLAFNTTDHFPNGVMNFLRSNNLNDFEAFTGVDDTRYAVHNVPTNDTKLNENMLWVLRDWCHGVKMTPKDIEKERGIILEEWRHRSGVDRRLTDAITPVVYNHAGYATHNVIGSQKILETFQQKQVKQFYDKWYRPNMQFIAVIGDVDVDQMEKNIQTVFKTLPAKQAPAVNPQTRQIPDNTTPLYMRFIDPENKSASFGLYQRYEVKGNAPEEDRVRQFIFTKFFNTLAPKRFVMLKNADKESYIAAEVSLSPLVRNYYQMAWDMVPYQGNEQKALQQMLAVRDNLRDQGFTAAEFNAEKEKMYNGMKDVLEAKGLGTPDNALMLFRQNFLYDIPVQDFRGQINRNLETLVELEVEDMNAWMKSLLNDNNLAFVTYSKSQSEMNITENDLMAALKAKSSFSDMARADGMKSISQLIDFPLTGGKIVSEKQLKTLQAKEWTLSNGAKVLYRNVPELSGKFLFAGSAEGGKSIVPAQELANYNAMRSLLMQSGVYNYNRNQLAQWLQGKDINLSLSLEDYSDGIGGNAPVDKADDFFSYLYLILSRQNFSKSAFDKYIQRNLYVYENRATTGMAAVQDSIQQLLYPVSAMNPRQDETFFKSVQFDKLQEQFQAHLGDASRFTYCLIGDIPEAKAKELVLRYIGSLKGEGKPVKTAIQPMDFSSSTPVIKRTFETETEGGMAEIEISFANKQKLSEREQAALEVMRGLLERRYFDVLREKEHLTYTVGVQSNYTSQPVAGESLNIHLSTAKENADKAVSLVYSILDDVKAGRFSADEFKAAMVPLAVDEEQSGAASQSNSDPSVWMALLNIYAETGNELSPNDNAASTPVFKTLTPQDITAVAMKVMTNAKQREIIVKPAAQEGKHTFK, from the coding sequence ATGTTCAAGAATATCATTAAATGCCTATCGAGCATGCCAGTGGCACTGCTCATAGGCTTTTTGTTTTTTCCCTTCAATCCTGCCAATGCGCAGATGAATGGATTGCGAAAGGGAAAACTGGCAAATGGACTTACTTATTATATCTATAATGATGGTTCTGCTACTGGTGAGGCACAATATTATCTCTACCAGAATGTAGGTGCTATCTTAGAGAATGATGAGGAAATGGGATTGGCGCATGTGTTGGAGCACTTGGCTTTCAATACGACAGACCACTTCCCTAATGGTGTGATGAACTTCCTTCGCAGTAATAACCTTAATGACTTTGAGGCTTTCACTGGTGTTGATGATACGCGTTATGCGGTTCATAACGTACCAACCAATGATACGAAACTTAATGAGAATATGCTTTGGGTGCTCCGTGACTGGTGCCATGGCGTCAAGATGACCCCTAAAGACATTGAAAAGGAACGTGGTATTATCCTTGAGGAATGGCGTCATCGTTCGGGAGTAGACCGTCGTCTGACAGATGCCATTACACCTGTTGTTTATAATCATGCTGGTTATGCTACTCATAATGTGATTGGTTCACAGAAGATTCTGGAGACCTTCCAGCAGAAGCAGGTAAAGCAGTTCTATGATAAGTGGTACCGTCCTAATATGCAGTTTATTGCCGTTATCGGTGATGTTGATGTTGACCAGATGGAAAAGAATATTCAGACGGTTTTCAAGACATTACCAGCTAAACAAGCACCTGCTGTAAATCCACAGACAAGACAGATTCCTGACAATACCACACCACTCTATATGCGTTTCATTGATCCAGAGAACAAGAGTGCTTCTTTTGGTCTTTATCAACGTTATGAGGTGAAGGGTAATGCGCCTGAAGAGGACCGAGTACGTCAGTTTATCTTCACTAAGTTCTTCAACACATTGGCTCCAAAACGTTTTGTGATGTTGAAGAATGCTGATAAGGAGAGTTATATTGCTGCTGAAGTGAGTCTATCTCCTTTGGTACGAAACTATTATCAGATGGCATGGGACATGGTTCCCTATCAGGGTAATGAACAGAAGGCGCTTCAGCAGATGTTAGCTGTTCGTGATAACCTACGTGACCAAGGCTTTACTGCAGCTGAGTTCAATGCTGAGAAGGAGAAGATGTACAATGGAATGAAGGATGTCCTCGAAGCAAAGGGACTGGGAACACCAGACAATGCTTTGATGCTTTTCCGTCAGAACTTCCTCTATGATATTCCTGTACAAGACTTCCGCGGACAGATTAACCGTAACCTTGAGACTTTGGTTGAGTTAGAGGTTGAGGACATGAATGCTTGGATGAAGTCATTGCTTAATGACAATAACCTCGCTTTTGTCACTTATTCTAAGTCGCAGAGTGAGATGAATATCACTGAGAATGATCTTATGGCTGCATTGAAGGCAAAGAGTTCATTCAGTGATATGGCTCGTGCTGATGGTATGAAGTCAATCAGTCAGTTGATTGACTTCCCTCTGACAGGTGGAAAGATTGTTTCTGAAAAGCAGTTAAAGACTTTGCAGGCAAAGGAGTGGACACTCTCTAATGGTGCGAAAGTTCTTTATCGTAACGTTCCAGAACTGAGTGGTAAGTTCCTCTTTGCAGGTTCTGCAGAAGGTGGTAAGTCTATTGTTCCAGCACAAGAACTTGCCAACTATAATGCAATGCGTTCACTCTTGATGCAGTCAGGTGTATATAATTACAACCGAAATCAGTTGGCTCAGTGGCTACAGGGCAAGGACATCAATCTCTCCCTCTCATTGGAAGACTACAGTGATGGTATCGGTGGTAATGCACCTGTTGATAAGGCTGACGATTTCTTCAGCTATCTGTATTTGATTCTTTCACGTCAGAACTTCTCAAAGTCTGCCTTTGACAAGTATATCCAGCGTAACCTCTATGTCTACGAGAACCGTGCAACAACAGGTATGGCTGCCGTACAGGATTCTATCCAGCAGTTGCTCTATCCTGTTAGTGCGATGAATCCACGTCAGGATGAGACTTTCTTTAAGTCAGTTCAGTTTGATAAGTTGCAGGAACAGTTCCAAGCACACCTTGGTGATGCATCACGTTTTACCTATTGTCTAATTGGTGATATTCCTGAAGCAAAGGCTAAAGAATTGGTGCTTCGCTATATAGGTTCTCTCAAGGGTGAAGGTAAGCCTGTGAAGACAGCTATCCAGCCAATGGACTTCTCGTCATCTACGCCTGTTATCAAGCGTACTTTTGAGACCGAAACAGAAGGTGGTATGGCAGAGATTGAGATTTCATTTGCCAATAAGCAGAAACTTTCTGAGCGTGAGCAAGCTGCTCTGGAGGTGATGCGTGGACTCTTGGAGCGTCGTTATTTTGATGTGTTACGTGAGAAAGAACACCTTACTTATACCGTAGGTGTACAGAGCAACTATACTTCACAGCCAGTAGCTGGCGAGAGTCTTAACATCCATCTTTCTACTGCGAAAGAGAATGCTGACAAAGCTGTTAGCCTTGTTTATAGTATTCTTGATGATGTGAAGGCTGGCCGTTTCTCTGCAGATGAGTTCAAGGCTGCAATGGTACCTTTGGCTGTTGATGAGGAACAGTCTGGTGCAGCATCACAGTCTAACAGTGATCCATCAGTTTGGATGGCTTTATTGAACATCTATGCTGAGACTGGCAACGAGCTTTCTCCAAATGATAATGCCGCTTCCACACCAGTATTCAAGACGCTTACACCACAAGATATCACAGCTGTAGCTATGAAAGTGATGACAAATGCTAAGCAGCGTGAGATTATCGTTAAGCCTGCTGCGCAGGAAGGTAAACACACCTTTAAGTAA
- a CDS encoding cation diffusion facilitator family transporter has protein sequence MEKEKKSEGMTSVIAALGANILVAISKFVGFAVSGSAAMLNESIHSIVDCGNEILLLVGNRQSTAKISDKHPFGQARAKYFYSLVVAMMLFFAGGALGIMEAAEKLFHPEHSLENTWLVIGILAFGLLVETVSLRVAFKEIKELNKDNLSLYRFLRESRHSEILIIFAEDSCAVVGLLIALGGTLLTHFTGNPFYDALSGVLIGVLLCAAALFLAREFYSLLIGESVTQKDLTRIKETFNRTEIDRLINVKTIHLGPTDILVTAKIDVKSEYEAQAPQLVNDIEKNMRAAFPEYKIYIYIETDKYKEDY, from the coding sequence ATGGAAAAGGAAAAAAAAAGTGAAGGAATGACGAGTGTTATCGCTGCCTTAGGTGCAAACATCTTGGTAGCGATATCAAAGTTTGTTGGTTTTGCTGTGTCTGGCTCAGCTGCAATGTTGAATGAGTCTATCCATAGTATCGTAGATTGTGGCAATGAAATACTACTGTTAGTAGGCAACCGACAGTCAACAGCGAAGATATCAGATAAACATCCATTCGGACAGGCACGTGCTAAGTATTTCTATAGCTTGGTTGTTGCAATGATGCTATTCTTCGCCGGTGGTGCATTAGGTATCATGGAAGCAGCAGAGAAGTTATTTCACCCAGAACACAGCTTGGAGAACACATGGCTCGTCATTGGTATTCTGGCCTTCGGACTCTTAGTAGAAACTGTCAGTCTAAGGGTTGCCTTCAAGGAGATTAAGGAACTGAATAAGGACAATCTTTCACTTTATCGTTTCCTACGAGAGAGCCGTCACAGTGAAATTCTCATCATCTTTGCAGAAGATAGTTGTGCTGTCGTTGGTCTGCTGATAGCCTTAGGAGGTACACTTCTGACCCACTTCACAGGTAATCCATTCTATGATGCCCTCTCGGGTGTACTTATTGGTGTACTCCTCTGTGCAGCAGCTCTTTTCCTTGCACGTGAGTTCTACAGTCTACTTATTGGTGAGAGCGTCACACAGAAGGACTTAACACGTATCAAAGAGACATTCAACAGAACCGAAATCGACCGCCTCATCAATGTCAAGACCATTCATCTCGGTCCTACAGACATTCTTGTCACTGCAAAGATTGATGTTAAAAGCGAATACGAAGCACAAGCACCTCAGCTGGTTAATGACATCGAGAAGAATATGCGTGCAGCCTTCCCTGAGTACAAGATTTATATCTATATTGAAACAGATAAATATAAGGAGGATTATTAA